A DNA window from Aspergillus nidulans FGSC A4 chromosome V contains the following coding sequences:
- a CDS encoding glycoside hydrolase family 5 protein (transcript_id=CADANIAT00003212): MKVNTLLVAVAAGTAMAAPQLKKRAGFTFFGVTEAGAEFGEKSIPGVWGTDYTFPDTESILTLISKGFNTFRIPFLMERLTPEMTGSFDEGYLKNLTSVVNAVTDAGAWAIVDAQNFGRFNGEIISSASDFQTWWKNVAAEFADNKNVIFDTTNTSGADNEFHDMDQTLVLDLNQAAINGIRAAGATSQYIFVEGNSYTGAWTWTDNNDNLKSLTDPQDKIVYEMHQYLDTDGSGTHETCVSETIGAERVESATQWLKDNGKLGVIGEFAGGNNEICRAAVKSLLDALKENDDVWLGALWWAAGPWWEDYMFSMEPTDGIAYTGMLSTLEAYMN, from the exons ATGAAGGTCAACACTCTTTTGGTTGCCGTAGCGGCTGGTACCGCGATGGCTGCACcccagctcaagaagcgcGCCGGTTTTACGT TTTTTGGAGTCACCGAGGCTGGCGCTGAGTTCGGCGAGAAAAGTATTCCTGGTGTTTGG GGCACTGACTACACCTTCCCCGATACTGAATCCATCTTGACCCTCATCTCGAAGGGTTTCAACACTTTCCGCATTCCCTTCCTTATGGAGCGTCTGACGCCTGAGATGACGGGCTCTTTCGACGAAGGATACCTGAAAAATCTGACTTCG GTCGTCAATGCAGTCACCGATGCAGGAGCATGGGCCATCGTTGACGCCCAAAACTTTGGCCGATT CAACGGCGAGATCATAAGCAGCGCCTCCGACTTCCAGACTTGGTGGAAGAACGTAGCGGCCGAGTTCGCGGACAATAAGAACGTCATTTTCGATACCA CTAACACGTCTGGGGCAGACAACGAATTCCACGACATGGACCAGACCCTCGTGCTGGATCTCAACCAAGCCGCCATCAACGGCATCCGCGCAGCCGGCGCCACCTCGCAATACATCTTCGTCGAGGGTAACTCGTACACCGGCGCCTGGACATGGACGGACAACAATGACAACCTGAAATCCCTCACCGACCCGCAGGACAAGATCGTCTACGAAATGCACCAGTACCTCGATACTGACGGCTCCGGAACACACGAGACCTGTGTTTCGGAGACAATCGGCGCCGAGAGGGTTGAATCCGCGACGCAGTGGCTGAAAGACAACGGCAAACTCGGTGTCATTGGTGAATTTGCGGGCGGCAATAACGAGATATGCCGCGCAGCGGTCAAGAGTCTACTGGATGCGCTGAAGGAGAACGATGATGTTTGGCTCGGTGCGCTTTGGTGGGCTGCTGGGCCTTGGTGGGAAGACTATATGTTCAGCATGGAGCCGACGGATGGCATTGCGTATACGGGGATGCTCAGTACGTTGGAGGCGTACATGAATTAA
- a CDS encoding uncharacterized protein (transcript_id=CADANIAT00003210), translating into MSSSNHWISLFVEHCLSSYETGRHPGSDWEDDGSNIRFSSSEQQLARITEWSEVNNVPRPRLSDLDTQIEAVLSSGSLQEYNKDFPNKPLNRDRCLGYTIQLDDFELVYEYHAGKPNVHLSGHQAIEPSQETVDSSGQNNGDGDILADGHTQHVRHQFMSQLPRSHSRSPVQSPIHDAVLNSVRQRNTHHMSTSNVSHVHPEKQGAAEGDRGTPTSVSSEPFITQAINRPCSEKATRQNFSPQKAERQSPRGAVERSGYSNSPERQPQSQLQSCEDGIPLPASPDKNAKAKIADPWEGMTGISSVDVTVPADQKELLDSNPTPWYPPPDGCQLASGNVPRALLAEWNELASRRNQIEDNKPKTVDDTRPSTPVSETSSESLADSWVETPNRTPSRGVLLPRDSSPLRDNSVRPQRAQSSGDQHSLENNTDSHMQMVEEEPVSELDRNTDPISKASVAAMAEPNAKAIAPDMVCDDGGHVLEDTQSNSRMASDDSNSNSKINNAPGARPIAPGIGHDDGHYTNVNSESQKDPAVDAGPIAKAQVDKGYQSDGSSNSDDSEKNEAPDVEISNPDPALGGEQESESSSDSEMSVAIPRPLSGSTQQETSTQTVSSPEPSLSEFAGQNVQVVETPAVLSKSRPVLSGQDASRTDLTESQSQPDKSSQSRILNTYASHEGDSNGGTSQWNSMSLPASAPDSLSCVHVMGTPLSSQVSPTQPTPRSPSNSIHTSSGPNVVEGSVPAASLYQTQSSKASSSHHEPHSSSMLSIDDLLNPSIQSSVQGSSFRPDRTSPLKRLASETDSDRGSPLKRSKLDIKPTVVKAEGGLDETIIARHQNYIINSAQSVEAAGIYEKFRGDYPNYAGNYEHFIKLCSRLRSFRERGSLQRSFLWDDFIIKNLDTYPSYLAECHYNHIKPLEYEEYFAETFSKPTYKRRSLDIPGINACAAQVVTIDESVESREPDDAKTSFTASLREQLSKLHTHSFAVQDPTSRNAVSEDGQNAAESDSTSQYSIPDSEPARAAAREHDDDYMNIDHLQETDDLHTVWENSDEDMENTGMDVDVDDTGHETASVELGDDETPTALLTPARHRFCSEPQPDSLVPDRNNKRGVSSPSTSRRNRLTIHTTPERSTLGIASKAASDESVHGDAKHALVPRNKSLTSQPTSETAIDAASGMILNTSTGSKAPSPNKDKEPAHVLTPKRNKFPNGQVVETPTPGTTSNHSGRGMIETVIENRGSAINAAANSNIEAQDTEPYPGPSPIRKTHPALRRPERPTSASAGASVPDKDHDDHIGIHNINNTNDISETEEVALSASPDPKGKGKSRQQEAEDESENENWFTSLRHIFPQRKSTKPVWSDDPHTPLKQWARADQNVLLVRNQRGGLNVPVDERGVIGRIPRKTGLNQGSEHT; encoded by the exons ATGAGCTCATCGAACCATTGGATCTCACTCTTTGTTGAACATTGCCTTTCGAGCTACGAGACCGGGCGACACCCCGGTTCGGATTGGGAAGACGATGGGAGCAACATTCGGTTTTCCTCCTCCGAGCAACAGCTTGCACGGATTACCGAG TGGAGCGAAGTAAACAATGTTCCCCGACCCAGATTGAGCGACTTGGATACGCAAATTGAAGCGGTCTTGTCAAGTGGATCGTTGCAGGAGTATAATAAGGATTTTCCGAATAAACCGCTCAATCGGGATCGCTGCCTAGGTTATACCATCCAGTTGGACGATTTCGAGCTGGTGTACGAATATCACGCCGGAAAACCAAACGTTCATTT ATCTGGGCATCAGGCAATCGAACCAAGCCAAGAAACAGTGGACAGTAGCGGGCAAAACAACGGGGACGGCGATATCCTCGCCGATGGCCATACCCAACATGTGCGGCATCAGTTCATGTCCCAGTTGCCTCGCTCTCATTCAAGGTCTCCTGTTCAAAGCCCAATCCATGATGCGGTGCTCAACTCGG TAAGACAACGAAATACACATCATATGTCTACAAGCAATGTGAGTCACGTGCACCCTGAAAAGcaaggagcagcagaaggagaCAGAGGAACACCGACAAGTGTTAGTTCCGAACCATTTATAACTCAGGCTATAAATCGTCCATGCTCCGAAAAGGCAACCAGACAAAACTTTTCGCCGCAAAAAGCAGAGCGGCAGTCACCAAGAGGGGCAGTTGAGAGGTCAGGATACTCAAACTCGCCTGAAAGGCAACCACAGTCTCAGCTTCAATCTTGTGAAGATGGCATTCCTCTGCCGGCTAGCCCTGATAAGAATGCGAAGGCAAAAATTGCCGATCCGTGGGAAGGTATGACAGGAATCAGCAGCGTTGATGTTACAGTGCCTGCCGATCAGAAAGAGCTTTTGGACTCCAACCCAACGCCGTGGTATCCGCCTCCGGATGGATGTCAACTAGCGTCAGGAAACGTGCCAAGGGCGCTGCTGGCTGAGTGGAATGAGTTGGCTTCCCGACGGAATCAAATTGAAGACAATAAGCCAAAAACTGTGGATGATACTCGTCCTAGCACGCCGGTTAGTGAGACGTCTTCTGAGTCGCTTGCAGATTCTTGGGTTGAAACGCCCAATCGAACACCCAGCCGTGGCGTGCTGCTGCCGAGGGATAGTAGTCCGCTCAGAGATAACTCCGTGCGTCCTCAGAGGGCGCAGAGCTCAGGGGACCAACATAGCCTTGAAAACAACACAGACTCGCATATGCAGATGGTCGAGGAGGAACCAGTGTCCGAGCTTGATAGAAATACAGACCCGATATCCAAAGCCTCGGTAGCTGCTATGGCTGAGCCAAATGCGAAAGCCATTGCGCCAGATATGGTTTGCGATGATGGCGGCCATGTTTTAGAGGACACCCAGTCAAACTCGAGGATGGCATCTGATGACAGCAATTCGAACTCAAAGATAAACAATGCGCCAGGCGCCAGGCCTATCGCCCCAGGCATAGGCCACGATGACGGGCATTATACCAATGTCAATTCTGAATCACAGAAGGACCCTGCGGTAGATGCCGGGCCAATTGCCAAGGCCCAGGTTGACAAGGGTTATCAATCGGACGGCAGTTCTAATTCTGACGATTCCGAGAAAAACGAAGCTCCAGACGTTGAAATCTCTAATCCAGACCCTGCTCTTGGGGGCGAGCAGGAATCTGAAAGTAGTTCTGATTCAGAAATGAGCGTGGCAATTCCCCGGCCGCTAAGTGGTAGCACGCAACAAGAGACATCCACCCAAACAGTATCAAGCCCAGAGCCGTCTCTTTCTGAATTCGCGGGGCAAAATGTTCAGGTGGTGGAAACCCCAGCGGTTCTCAGCAAATCGCGTCCCGTACTGTCGGGCCAGGATGCTTCAAGAACAGACCTCACTGAAAGCCAGTCTCAACCAGACAAATCCTCCCAATCACGCATTCTCAACACCTACGCCAGTCATGAAGGAGACAGCAATGGAGGGACATCACAATGGAACTCCATGTCTCTCCCAGCAAGTGCGCCAGACTCTTTAAGTTGTGTACATGTAATGGGCACCCCGTTGAGCAGCCAAGTCTCACCAACGCAACCAACTCCACGGTCACCATCGAATTCTATCCATACATCGTCGGGGCCGAATGTTGTCGAGGGTAGTGTAcctgctgcttctttatACCAAACCCAGTCGTCCAAGGCTTCCTCATCCCATCACGAACCGCATTCGTCATCCATGTTGTCTATAGACGATCTCCTCAATCCAAGCATACAAAGCTCTGTCCAAGGCAGCTCTTTTAGACCCGACCGCACGTCTCCACTGAAACGCCTTGCATCTGAAACTGACAGCGATCGCGGCTCACCCTTGAAACGAAGCAAATTAGATATTAAGCCTACGGTAGTCAAAGCAGAAGGCGGACTTGACGAGACTATTATCGCCCGCCACCAGAACTACATCATCAACTCAGCACAGTCCGTCGAAGCAGCAGGGATTTATGAAAAATTCCGCGGCGACTACCCGAATTATGCCGGTAATTATGAACACTTTATAAAATTGTGTTCCAGGTTGCGGTCATTTCGGGAAAGGGGTAGTCTACAAAGGTCATTTCTGTGGGATGACTTCATCATCAAAAATCTTGATACTTATCCTTCCTACCTTGCGGAGTGCCACTACAACCACATCAAGCCCTTGGAATACGAAGAGTATTTCGCAGAGACCTTCTCAAAGCCAACTTATAAAAGACGCAGCCTCGACATTCCAGGAATCAACGCGTGCGCGGCGCAGGTTGTCACCATCGATGAGTCTGTCGAGTCACGGGAGCCGGACGACGCAAAAACGTCATTCACAGCAAGTCTCAGGGAGCAGCTTTCGAAACTCCATACTCATTCCTTTGCGGTGCAAGACCCAACGTCTCGGAATGCAGTATCTGAAGATGGTCAAAACGCCGCAGAGTCAGATTCCACATCGCAATACAGCATTCCCGACAGCGAGCCCGCTCGCGCTGCGGCCCGGGAACATGACGATGATTACATGAACATCGACCACCTACAGGAGACAGATGACCTGCATACTGTATGGGAAAACAGCGACGAAGACATGGAAAACACCGGCATGGAcgttgatgtcgatgatACGGGCCACGAAACGGCGAGCGTTGAGCTCGGCGACGATGAGACCCCTACTGCTCTTCTAACCCCTGCACGGCACAGGTTTTGCTCAGAGCCCCAACCTGACAGCCTAGTACCGGACAGAAACAACAAGCGCGGTGTTTCATCGCCATCGACGTCAAGACGAAACAGGCTCACTATCCATACAACACCAGAGAGATCAACTTTAGGCATAGCCTCCAAGGCAGCCTCGGACGAAAGCGTCCACGGAGACGCCAAGCACGCCCTTGTCCCCAGAAACAAGTCTCTTACAAGCCAACCAACTTCAGAGACGGCTATAGACGCGGCGTCAGGCATGATCTTAAATACAAGCACTGGCTCCAAAGCGCCCAGCccaaacaaggacaaggagccTGCTCATGTCTTAACTCCAAAGCGAAACAAGTTCCCTAATGGCCAGGTTGTAGAGACCCCAACTCCAGGAACAACGTCAAACCACTCCGGCCGAGGCATGATCGAAACTGTTATCGAGAACAGAGGCTCAGCCATAAATGCAGCCGCCAATTCCAACATTGAAGCACAAGATACTGAGCCCTACCCCGGTCCAAGCCCAATCCGGAAAACCCATCCAGCACTCCGGCGGCCAGAGAGACCtacttctgcttctgcaggcGCTTCAGTCCCAGACAAGGACCACGATGATCATATCGGTATCCATAATATTAACAATACAAATGACATCTCAGAAACCGAGGAAGTCGCTCTCTCCGCCTCACCCGACCCCAAAGGCAAGGGTAAATCCCgccaacaagaagcagaagatgaaagcGAGAATGAGAACTGGTTCACCTCACTCCGGCATATCTTCCCTCAGAGAAAAAGTACAAAACCTGTCTGGTCCGACGATCCCCACACCCCCTTAAAGCAGTGGGCGCGCGCAGACCAGAATGTCCTTCTAGTGCGAAATCAGCGCGGCGGATTGAATGTTCCTGTTGACGAGAGGGGCGTTATTGGTCGGATCCCGAGGAAGACAGGACTGAACCAGGGCAGCGAGCATACCTAG
- a CDS encoding tRNA (34-2'-O)-methyltransferase regulator RTT10 (transcript_id=CADANIAT00003213), giving the protein MGSSLEHVDACLPVTALQLFDLGGVRFVLLGQGTFARLVEESSGRVLAYLRVFKINHVHGYTVLQKDGRSTGHVQLVAWGGQSLRLVELSYSISSCGEPVVSLVAASAEYLAPDWVLAGCPSTDGSAAYLVTAHNAVLGMSVVEEANRRAIHLRQLVAGVKSILYSAQIVPVSPTNLLVAAGTVFGEIIVWSCFVCGGNGSTANAVSSIHHFFTGHEGSIFDVEISPKIANLRGDLSGRLLASCSDDRTVRIWDISDCEIASPDQPSAYSTDGFELRCTGFGQVKNDELNAESCVASAFGHGARIWGIHFLAEQITKDKISLISRGEDAQCLVWDLIWGSSSETKFKLTNTCSLHPHNGKHIWSLGLLTAGSKTTVYTGGNDGAVRTFNLVQEAGELICPNRTTRINDTPGSENVKGGGMRAYEFVAPDHFLVVTTSGEIQIAWAESPNTADRRIACETLFVEEDLSSYSIISGLPYKGVAVIGNKLGIIRLYDHETRSLTTVATAGQRPVGLYLLDHHKGTDGSVNLKILATYTTLDTAEVFHVHLSAEGPHAERVTLHVPQGFGISCASLIHNNEYLGLGSRYGSFAVYKLQETGSLEPLLKVARVHSKDGLTRIIPFTSLSPTDSTPSQYFLTSGRDANYRVNVLDVSGEAVSLRTVHSPTTLGFNVEGAYIDNHSDLILYGFGGMGFVVWNESTQAEIAKIHCGGGHRRWAFHPSTRPGESLLLWSQGGFNATHINAQAARSIRAGGHGREIKALGTYQPAKGSPLFVTGSEDTTLRILAPRSPNRSGPWGALETQRVLTAHDSSPQHISWSKDGKFLFTSSAMEDFFVWKIRAIPLFGLAAAIQGQCPKSHPKSELRVTCFDILEVEPSQTEAEASFLLCLTYSNSTIKVFHLSCANEDGRFSLLASGTYTSNCLTQVRFLRAPSSLCLVTTSTDGHFTLWDITAVLEQFYHLDRPLRLKQPLSSLSIPEETIACESRHQIHSNSIKTIDMVHLSDTVTLLLAGGDDNAITLTLLHTDTETGPATITIPDAHTASVNAVKAIEESIARNSGTIQLSFASSGNDHRVKFWRVTIDMQDRPVLDGVQVDNVLDRYSPVADISSLDVVHDEEGMKLLVCGVGMEWFTVEL; this is encoded by the exons ATGGGTTCTTCACTCGAG CACGTCGATGCTTGTCTTCCCGTTACCGCGCTTCAATTATTTGACCTTGGTGGGGTCAGATTCGTCCTCCTGGGCCAGGGGACATTTGCGCGCCTGGTCGAGGAGAGCAGCGGGAGGGTGCTCGCCTATTTACGAGTATTCAAGATAAACCACGTTCACGGCTATACTGTTCTTCAAAAAGACGGTCGGTCAACAGGCCATGTTCAGCTTGTGGCATGGGGAGGTCAGTCGTTGAGACTCGTTGAGTTGAGCTACTCAATCAGCTCATGCGGAGAGCCTGTCGTGTCCTTGGTAGCAGCAAGCGCTGAGTATCTGGCTCCGGATTGGGTTCTAGCTGGATGCCCGAGCACGGATGGCAGTGCAGCGTATCTGGTGACAGCACACAATGCTGTGCTTGGCATGTCTGTGGTAGAGGAGGCAAACAGAAGAGCCATTCACCTGCGACAATTAGTAGCCGGAGTCAAATCCATCCTATATTCAGCTCAGATTGTCCCGGTATCTCCTACGAACCTCTTGGTGGCAGCTGGCACAGTGTTCGGTGAGATAATAGTCTGGTCATGCTTTGTCTGCGGCGGTAATGGCTCCACTGCCAATGCAGTCAGTTCCATACATCACTTTTTTACCGGACACGAAGGGTCCATCTTTGATGTTGAGATATCTCCGAAGATTGCCAACCTCCGTGGTGATCTTTCTGGAAGGCTATTGGCTAGTTGTAGCGATGATCGAACCGTTCGAATTTGGGATATTTCAGACTGTGAGATCGCCTCTCCCGATCAACCATCCGCCTACTCAACTGATGGATTCGAACTCCGCTGTACTGGGTTTGGTCAAGTAAAGAATGACGAGCTGAACGCGGAATCTTGTGTTGCCAGTGCGTTTGGTCATGGGGCTCGCATCTGGGGCATACATTTTCTTGCGGAACAAATCACGAAGGATAAGATCAGCCTGATATCCCGTGGGGAGGATGCGCAGTGCCTGGTGTGGGATCTCATTTGGGGGTCATCGAGCGAAACTAAATTCAAGCTAACAAACACTTGCTCCCTTCATCCGCACAATGGCAAGCACATTTGGTCCCTCGGATTGCTGACTGCCGGTTCGAAAACAACCGTCTATACCGGTGGAAACGATGGGGCTGTCCGGACTTTCAATCTCGTGCAGGAAGCTGGGGAGTTAATATGTCCCAACAGGACCACTCGCATAAACGACACACCAGGCTCGGAAAACGTCAAGGGCGGCGGGATGAGAGCGTATGAATTTGTTGCACCAGACCACTTCCTCGTGGTTACTACGAGCGGCGAGATTCAAATCGCGTGGGCCGAGTCCCCAAATACTGCCGATCGAAGAATTGCTTGCGAGACGCTgttcgtcgaagaagatTTGAGCTCTTATTCGATCATTTCGGGGCTACCCTACAAAGGCGTTGCTGTCATAGGAAACAAACTTGGCATCATTCGGTTATATGATCACGAAACGAGGTCGCTAACCACTGTCGCGACGGCGGGCCAACGGCCGGTTGGTCTATACTTATTGGATCACCATAAAGGTACCGATGGGTCTGTCAACCTGAAAATTCTAGCAACATACACCACACTAGATACGGCAGAGGTCTTCCACGTTCATCTTTCAGCTGAAGGGCCTCATGCGGAACGGGTGACTTTGCACGTTCCTCAGGGCTTCGGCATTTCGTGCGCTTCACTGATCCACAATAATGAGTACCTAGGTCTAGGATCTAGATATGGATCATTCGCTGTGTACAAATTGCAGGAGACCGGCTCACTGGAACCTCTGTTGAAGGTCGCCAGAGTCCATAGCAAAGATGGATTGACAAGAATAATCCCGTTTACCTCGCTGTCGCCGACGGATAGTACACCCTCACAGTACTTCCTGACGAGTGGCCGGGATGCCAATTACCGCGTCAACGTGCTGGACGTTTCCGGAGAAGCTGTGTCTCTGCGAACCGTGCACTCACCTACCACGTTAGGGTTCAACGTTGAAGGCGCATACATCGACAACCACAGCGATCTCATCCTCTACGGCTTTGGCGGCATGGGCTTTGTCGTCTGGAACGAGTCAACGCAAGCCGAAATCGCGAAGATCCACTGCGGCGGTGGCCATCGGCGATGGGCATTCCATCCTAGCACGCGGCCTGGCGAAAGCCTACTGCTTTGGTCCCAGGGCGGTTTTAACGCTACTCATATCAATGCCCAGGCTGCACGCTCAATACGCGCAGGCGGACATGGGAGAGAGATCAAAGCCCTGGGCACGTATCAACCCGCCAAGGGAAGTCCTTTGTTCGTCACTGGGTCAGAGGACACGACATTGCGCATTCTCGCACCGAGATCACCAAACCGGTCAGGTCCATGGGGAGCACTAGAGACTCAACGAGTCTTAACAGCACACGACTCTTCGCCGCAGCATATCTCGTGGTCCAAGGACGGAAAGTTCCTGTTCACAAGCAGTGCAATGGAAGACTTCTTCGTGTGGAAGATCCGCGCCATCCCATTATTCGGCCTGGCAGCGGCTATACAAGGGCAGTGTCCCAAGAGCCATCCCAAGTCAGAACTCCGCGTGACATGCTTTGATATTCTCGAGGTGGAACCTTCACAGactgaagccgaagcgaGCTTCCTGCTCTGTCTGACATATTCCAACTCCACAATCAAGGTCTTCCATTTATCATGTGCCAACGAAGACGGCCGCTTCAGTCTCCTAGCCAGCGGCACGTACACGAGCAACTGTCTCACCCAAGTCCGGTTCCTCCGGGCCCCATCGTCGCTTTGTCTAGTAACCACGTCGACGGACGGACACTTTACGCTTTGGGACATAACCGCCGTCTTAGAGCAATTCTACCACCTTGATCGGCCGCTACGCCTGAAACAACCGCTCAGCTCCCTCTCAATACCGGAGGAGACAATCGCCTGCGAAAGCAGACACCAAATCCACTCTAATAGCATAAAGACAATCGACATGGTACATCTATCCGACACTGTCACCCTGTTGCTCGCCGGAGGCGACGACAACGCCATCACGCTTACACTACTACACACCGACACAGAAACCGGCCCGGCAACAATCACAATCCCGGACGCGCACACAGCGTCTGTCAATGCCGTAAAGGCTATTGAAGAGTCGATTGCCCGAAACAGCGGGACTATCCAGCTTAGCTTTGCATCCTCTGGGAACGACCACCGCGTCAAGTTCTGGCGGGTGACCATTGACATGCAAGACCGTCCGGTCTTGGACGGGGTCCAGGTGGACAATGTGCTGGACCGGTATAGCCCCGTAGCGGACATCTCATCGTTGGACGTTGTTCATGACgaggaggggatgaagcTGCTTGTTTGTGGAGTTGGGATGGAGTGGTTTACCGTTGAACTCTAG
- a CDS encoding SUR7/PalI family protein (transcript_id=CADANIAT00003211), with protein MGKGGRMICIFTPYVLTIAALICLIVVGLGSTDNGTDSLRDLYFFRADLQDLNSSAPIQNSVSSVLDDLNISVDDGDLGSALEEVEQYFNIPDFYNIGLFGYCQGNVTNNNDYRVTNCSSPEAQFWFDPVEVWNLKTLGLQNAIPDDLQDALNVYKNVSKWMCIAYIIAFAATGLEILLGITAIFSRWGSCVTTLVAIAAFLFTAAASATSTAMFAVIAGVFNDKIKPYGIDGHMGRNIYAATWLATAFSLAAALFWAISSCCCSGRSPYNHRHGRNRGGITAEKAPYTYEPVGEGYPSPQPPFHASAPNYSAQQRPTAYEPYRHV; from the exons ATGGGTAAAGGCGGTCGCAtgatctgcatcttcactcCATACGTCCTCACTATCGCCGCCTTAATATGTCTTATCGTTGTGGGCCTTGGCTCTACTGACAATGGCACCGACTCTCTTCGCGACCTCTACTTTTTCAGG GCCGATCTGCAAGATCTGAATAGTTCCGCACCTATACAAAACTCCGTTTCTAGCGTCCTCGATGATCTGAACATTTCCGTCGACGATGGCGATCTTGGGTCCGCTTTAGAAGAAGTCGAGCAGTACTTCAACATCCCTGATTTCTACAATATCGGTCTTTTCGGCTACTGCCAGGGCAACGTCACCAACAACAACGACTACCGCGTCACCAactgctcttctccagaagCACAGTTCTGGTTCGACCCCGTTGAAGTCTGGAATCTCAAAACCCTTGGCCTGCAGAACGCCATTCCCGACGACCTCCAGGATGCACTGAATGTGTACAAGAACGTCTCCAAATGGATGTGCATTGCCTATATCATCGCCTTCGCCGCTACAGGtcttgagatcctcctcgGTATCACGGCCATCTTCAGCCGTTGGGGATCCTGTGTGACGACCCTCGTCGCCATCGCAgcgttcctcttcaccgccgccgcctcggCTACTTCGACCGCCATGTTCGCCGTTATCGCTGGAGTCTTCAACGACAAGATCAAGCCGTACGGGATCGACGGACACATGGGCCGCAACATCTACGCCGCCACCTGGCTCGCCACTGCTTTCtcgcttgctgctgctttgtTCTGGGCCatcagctcctgctgctgctccggCCGCTCGCCATATAACCACCGTCACGGCCGCAACCGTGGTGGCATCACTGCCGAGAAGGCGCCTTACACCTACGAGCCCGTCGGCGAAGGCTACCCTTCGCCTCAACCGCCTTTCCACGCCAGCGCCCCTAACTACTCTGCGCAGCAGCGGCCAACCGCCTATGAGCCATACCGCCACGTCTAA